In Limnohabitans sp. INBF002, one genomic interval encodes:
- a CDS encoding ClpXP protease specificity-enhancing factor — MLNAPDASSTRPYLLRALHEWCTDSGFTPYVAVLVDETVQVPMEYVKNGEIVLNVGYDATAGMTLGNEFIEFKARFGGVPREIIIPINRVMAIYARENGQGMSFPMNTASDAVPAAVAKRPALSAVDTSQVDGGADDEPPTPTTPSGRPTLTRVK, encoded by the coding sequence ATGTTGAACGCTCCAGACGCCTCTTCCACCCGTCCGTATCTGTTGCGTGCGTTGCACGAGTGGTGCACCGACAGTGGGTTCACGCCCTATGTCGCGGTCTTGGTTGACGAGACCGTGCAAGTGCCGATGGAGTACGTCAAAAACGGTGAGATTGTGTTGAACGTGGGCTATGACGCCACGGCAGGCATGACGCTGGGCAATGAGTTCATTGAATTCAAAGCCCGCTTCGGTGGTGTGCCGCGTGAAATCATCATCCCCATCAATCGTGTGATGGCGATTTACGCGCGTGAAAACGGACAAGGCATGTCCTTTCCGATGAACACCGCATCTGATGCGGTTCCTGCCGCTGTGGCTAAACGTCCCGCATTAAGTGCGGTGGACACGTCACAGGTTGACGGTGGTGCAGACGATGAGCCGCCAACGCCCACGACACCTTCAGGTCGTCCAACACTCACGCGTGTGAAGTAA